A genomic region of Nostoc sp. UHCC 0702 contains the following coding sequences:
- a CDS encoding DUF2267 domain-containing protein yields MEYDEFITHVQSLAQSNSREEAQRATRATLETIKERIPGDEAKVLAEKLPQQLGEYLQGREGDSGESFNLQEFIARTSQKENIEPTTTAIHVRAVFAVLQNALNPEIFASFQALFPHNYEELFPTSPTSEVPA; encoded by the coding sequence GTGGAATACGACGAATTTATCACTCATGTACAAAGCCTTGCTCAATCCAATTCTCGTGAAGAAGCACAACGCGCTACTCGTGCCACGCTAGAGACTATAAAAGAACGTATTCCTGGCGATGAAGCAAAGGTATTAGCAGAAAAATTACCCCAGCAACTAGGTGAATATTTGCAAGGACGAGAAGGAGATAGTGGTGAATCCTTCAATTTGCAAGAATTTATTGCACGCACAAGTCAAAAAGAAAATATAGAGCCAACAACCACTGCCATTCATGTTCGAGCCGTGTTTGCAGTATTACAAAACGCCTTAAATCCGGAAATATTCGCGTCTTTTCAAGCTCTTTTTCCCCACAATTATGAGGAACTATTTCCTACATCACCAACAAGCGAAGTACCTGCGTAG
- a CDS encoding Uma2 family endonuclease encodes MSETQTQLPTDTWIHASWDEYVQAIANLLNEKAKSYYYKGHMRLEMAPVSFDHGKDHVLIIFAVTLFATLQGIPATGLDRTTFRKTQVQDCQPDVAYYLKERAQTIATGTGIVNHDRYPAPDLVIEIAKTSLLDDLGTKRSLYEDLGVVEYWVVDVQNAQIIAYAMADQGSKRIQESQVLPKLAIAILEEALRRSREINQSEIAAWLLTQFQQKQADEPV; translated from the coding sequence ATGAGTGAAACTCAAACCCAGTTACCGACAGATACATGGATTCATGCTTCTTGGGATGAGTACGTACAAGCGATCGCTAACTTGCTCAACGAGAAAGCCAAGAGTTACTACTACAAGGGACACATGCGGCTGGAAATGGCACCAGTTAGTTTTGATCATGGGAAAGACCATGTTCTAATTATTTTTGCAGTAACTCTATTTGCTACACTTCAAGGAATTCCAGCCACAGGTTTAGACAGAACCACCTTCCGCAAAACTCAAGTTCAAGATTGTCAACCAGATGTGGCGTATTATCTCAAAGAACGCGCCCAAACTATCGCAACAGGTACAGGAATAGTCAATCATGATCGCTATCCTGCACCGGATTTAGTGATTGAGATTGCTAAAACCTCTTTACTTGATGATCTGGGTACAAAGCGATCGCTCTACGAAGATTTAGGCGTTGTAGAATACTGGGTAGTAGATGTCCAAAATGCTCAAATCATCGCCTATGCTATGGCAGACCAAGGTAGTAAACGCATTCAAGAATCTCAAGTATTGCCTAAACTAGCGATCGCCATCTTAGAAGAAGCCTTACGCCGTAGCCGTGAAATCAATCAGTCTGAAATTGCAGCTTGGTTATTAACTCAGTTCCAACAAAAGCAGGCTGATGAACCAGTGTGA
- a CDS encoding AAA family ATPase: MNIDKAKEKFDQIYTEITRDAVPLETEQDARFQVIDRILVEVLGWDRAGIRTEPHTDSGYVDYLLTAGGRNKLVVEAKRTSKLLIDTYQPRMAWYKVGGPALQSATDGLEQAKRYCTDTAVLFSALTTGLQWIGFWAVRTDGVPPKEGKAAVFPSLEAIEQNFAVFYDLFSQEGVLANLYQVHVHQSEGLQVNHSEVLESVIEISERRLLSKSVLLRDLENIYRSFFSSMSGEDDPDMLAKCFVESKESRAADESLEKITRNLLNQVDIVNSDKGTELENQIRASVESQRGEFVLVIGNKGAGKSTFIDRFFRLVLDKQLRANCLVLRVDLANSDGNQATIASWLTDKLKIELEKNLFNDGCPSYDELQGVFFQDYKRWMNGEYKYLYEEDKIKFKQKFGEWMADIGLKQPQKYVSRLIKNAVDARRLMPCIVFDNTDHFPQSFQESVFQYAQSIYRESFSFIICPITDRTIWQLSKSGPLQSYEHRDFYLPVPSTKEVLAKRVDFIKEKAKEDTEVNGNYFTNKGIRLSIPDITAFALSVEDIFIHEDYIGRIVGWLSNFDIRRSLQIAQRVITSPMINITDLVKAYAVGEAFRPQRRNIKKALFFGDYNHFYQQDSNFILNVFEVNSNTITSPLIRLSILRLLIDVYSEHTDSDRIYLVVEDILNYFEPATIRRTIVKDHLKALLNYRLIEPYDPTDINIYESQRLKITHCGRIHYEFVVDDKEGVYMSEMALMTPISSQEYIIKTRNLIQSGKLSFQDWRTITNWFVEYCLEQDKIYISLPQSNLYQSQRILRDTIRNTWLQS; the protein is encoded by the coding sequence ATGAATATCGATAAAGCAAAAGAAAAATTTGATCAAATATACACGGAGATAACGCGAGACGCAGTGCCACTCGAAACTGAGCAAGATGCGCGTTTTCAAGTGATTGACCGTATACTTGTAGAGGTCTTGGGATGGGATAGAGCAGGAATTAGAACAGAACCTCATACAGATTCTGGCTATGTTGACTATCTTTTGACTGCTGGAGGTCGCAACAAACTAGTTGTAGAAGCAAAGCGAACTTCCAAGTTATTAATTGATACTTACCAACCACGTATGGCTTGGTACAAAGTTGGTGGCCCGGCACTTCAATCTGCAACTGATGGCTTGGAACAAGCAAAACGCTATTGCACGGATACTGCTGTTCTGTTTTCTGCATTAACAACTGGTTTGCAGTGGATTGGTTTTTGGGCTGTCAGAACTGATGGAGTGCCTCCTAAAGAAGGTAAAGCAGCTGTATTCCCTAGTCTTGAAGCTATTGAGCAAAATTTTGCGGTCTTCTACGATCTCTTTTCACAAGAAGGGGTGTTAGCGAACTTATATCAAGTGCATGTGCATCAATCAGAAGGCTTACAGGTTAATCATAGCGAAGTACTAGAGTCAGTTATTGAAATTTCTGAGAGACGTTTACTCTCAAAATCTGTACTTCTAAGGGACTTAGAGAATATCTACCGAAGCTTCTTCAGTAGCATGTCAGGTGAAGATGACCCTGATATGCTAGCAAAATGCTTTGTGGAATCTAAAGAAAGCCGTGCAGCAGACGAAAGTCTTGAAAAAATAACACGAAATTTGCTTAACCAAGTTGACATCGTTAATTCAGACAAGGGAACTGAACTGGAGAATCAAATTCGTGCATCTGTAGAGTCCCAAAGGGGAGAATTTGTTTTAGTAATAGGTAATAAAGGAGCAGGAAAGTCTACTTTCATTGATCGTTTTTTCCGCTTAGTTTTAGACAAGCAGTTACGTGCAAATTGTTTAGTCCTGCGGGTTGATCTTGCTAACTCAGATGGTAATCAAGCTACTATTGCTAGTTGGCTAACCGATAAATTAAAGATTGAGCTAGAGAAAAATCTATTTAATGATGGATGTCCTTCATACGATGAACTTCAGGGAGTTTTTTTTCAAGACTATAAACGATGGATGAATGGTGAGTACAAGTATTTATATGAGGAAGACAAAATAAAATTTAAGCAGAAATTTGGAGAATGGATGGCTGATATTGGATTGAAACAACCTCAGAAATATGTGAGTAGATTAATTAAAAATGCTGTTGATGCAAGAAGGCTGATGCCATGTATAGTATTCGACAATACAGATCATTTTCCACAAAGTTTTCAAGAGTCTGTCTTTCAGTATGCACAATCTATATATAGAGAAAGTTTTTCATTTATTATATGCCCGATAACCGATAGGACAATTTGGCAACTTTCTAAGTCCGGGCCATTACAGTCTTACGAACATCGAGATTTCTATCTACCAGTACCATCAACTAAAGAAGTTCTTGCGAAACGTGTTGATTTTATTAAAGAAAAAGCTAAAGAAGATACAGAAGTAAATGGAAATTATTTCACAAATAAAGGAATTCGGTTGTCAATTCCTGATATAACTGCTTTTGCTTTGTCTGTAGAAGATATATTTATTCATGAAGATTATATCGGTCGTATAGTTGGATGGTTATCTAACTTTGATATTAGAAGAAGCCTACAAATTGCTCAGAGAGTGATCACATCTCCCATGATAAATATTACTGATTTAGTTAAAGCTTATGCTGTTGGTGAGGCATTTCGTCCACAGCGTAGAAATATTAAAAAAGCACTATTTTTTGGAGATTATAATCATTTTTATCAACAAGATAGTAATTTTATTCTAAATGTTTTTGAAGTTAACTCTAATACTATTACAAGTCCACTCATCAGGCTATCAATACTTCGTCTCCTCATCGATGTATATTCCGAACATACAGATTCAGATAGAATTTATCTTGTTGTTGAAGATATTTTAAATTATTTTGAACCTGCTACCATAAGACGCACTATAGTTAAGGATCATCTTAAAGCTCTTCTCAATTACCGTCTCATTGAACCCTATGATCCTACTGACATTAATATTTACGAATCACAACGGCTCAAAATAACTCACTGTGGACGTATTCATTATGAATTTGTTGTTGATGATAAAGAAGGGGTTTACATGAGTGAGATGGCTTTAATGACTCCTATTAGTAGCCAAGAATATATTATAAAAACCAGGAACCTTATACAAAGTGGAAAATTAAGCTTTCAGGATTGGCGTACAATTACAAATTGGTTTGTTGAGTATTGCCTTGAACAGGATAAAATCTATATTTCGCTTCCGCAATCTAATCTTTACCAAAGTCAAAGAATTTTAAGAGATACAATTCGTAATACTTGGTTACAGAGTTAA